DNA from Triticum aestivum cultivar Chinese Spring chromosome 7D, IWGSC CS RefSeq v2.1, whole genome shotgun sequence:
GTAACTGTGATattatcactactagaaaaaggcttactagtggcgcaccagttttgcctactaatggcgcactactggtgcgccactagcaccatgccactagaatattttagtaatggcgcaccacaggtgcgccattagtatctggcatactaatggcgcaccacgggtgtgccattagtatcccaaaggtgcgccattagtaactggtatactaatggcgcaccagatggaagtgcgccattagtaacatttttaaaaaaaaaaatcgtttttttcttaatctcaggtcactatttcacatatgagatatccaacacatatatatacaacaagcatccatataacaatcatatccaacacacaagtttcatcatatataaatacatagccaacacatagttccatcgttacatattacaaaagtttcacattgttcatccaacaccgttatccatccaacaccatattacaaaagtttcacatagttcagttctcatttttcttctccttctccttccttggcctgatgcgccaagagcggcgaggcggtggaggcagctgtgggatgtagtcttctaccacaattggcgtggtcatgtcgcccagctgtgggatcgccggcgccaccaccggtgtgtggtcattgtcaggcaccaccaccatcgcgaggccaccttcaggcaggacgggcacgaccatcgctaggtcatcctcagccaccaccatctcttgcccatggtcagccaccaccatctcttgcccatggtcagccaccaccatctcttgcccttggtcagccaccaccagcgctaggtcatcctcagcctgatgcccatcgtcatcctgcagctcctcatccccactctgctcctcttctcccccactccagtccggatcatccttcttgctgtctttgctgctgccagaatcgctgctgctttcgctaaagccagaatcgctgctgctttggctgtagccagtgtcgctgctgctgctcccattgcctgtccaaatgcaacaatggccgttaacaatcgatatgagacaaagccaaatgtagaggaataagaagaggcagaacgcactggcatcttcgtcgtcagcgtagcgcatgcgacacatagtcgtgttgaaaaccttcacgatgagcattgtggcgtcatcgtcgtacctgaagagaagaaagtacccggtccacaggtcgtaggcactgtagaacttgtcccagccacggcacaggtacatgtggccctcctcgatcaccaactccacgtcccacagcctgcgaaccccgccgccggcctgtcggagcttcacattatgtggcggatcttcacccagcatgttcataaaagtgtcaggcagcctctgcaatttgggacaaggagtgatgtagcaaacaacagagttatcataatgagatgggtgaaggggagatctctcgttttatatacctgcctcgtggctgatactgaagtcccaagtatgacactgaagaactcgaaagcatccaactcgtactccggtgaggcagagcggcggtggctgcttccccccatctctgataagcagcagaagagaccaattcaAGTTAGCAATAGATTCAAGTGAATGTATCTTTTATTGCAAAGCCACAACTTAGCAATAGATNNNNNNNNNNNNNNNNNNNNNNNNNNNNNNNNNNNNNNNNNNNNNNNNNNNNNNNNNNNNNNNNNNNNNNNNNNNNNNNNNNNNNNNNNNNNNNNNNNNNNNNNNNNNNNNNNNNNNNNNNNNNNNNNNNNNNNNNNNNNNNNNNNNNNNNNNNNNNNNNNNNNNNNNNNNNNNNNNNNNNNNNNNNNNNNNNNNNNNNNNNNNNNNNNNNNNNNNNNNNNNNNNNNNNNNNNNNNNNNNNNNNNNNNNNNNNNNNNNNNNNNNNNNNNNNNNNNNNNNNNNNNNNNNNNNNNNNNNNNNNNNNNNNNNNNNNNNNNNNNNNNNNNNNNNNNNNNNNNNNNNNNNNNNNNNNNNNNNNNNNNNNNNNNNNNNNNNNNNNNNNNNNNNNNNNNNNNNNNNNNNNNNNNNNNNNNNNNNNNNNNNNNNNNNNNNNNNNNNNNNNNNNNNNNNNNNNNNNNNNNNNNNNNNNNNNNNNNNNNNNNNNNNNNNNNNNNNNNNNNNNNNNNNNNNNNNNNNNNNNNNNNNNNNNNNNNNNNNNNNNNNNNNNNNNNNNNNNNNNNNNNNNNNNNNNNNNNNNNNNNNNNNNNNNNNNNNNNNNNNNNNNNNNNNNNNNNNNNNNNNNNNNNNNNNNNNNNNNNNNNNNNNNNNNNNNNNNNNNNNNNNNNNNNNNNNNNNNNNNNNNNNNNNNNNNNNNNNNNNNNNNNNNNNNNNNNNNNNNNNNNNNNNNNNNNNNNNNNNNNNNNNNNNNNNNNNNNNNNNNNNNNNNNNNNNNNNNNNNNNNNNNNNNNNNNNNNNNNNNNNNNNNNNNNNNNNNNNNNNNNNNNNNNNNNNNNNNNNNNNNNNNNNNNNNNNNNNNNNNNNNNNNNNNNNNNNNNNNNNNNNNNNNNNNNNNNNNNNNNNNNNNNNNNNNNNNNNNNNNNNNNNNNNNNNNNNNNNNgcgtcgaggcagcgcaagaccacagcggcggacgacgtgcaggcgcggcggacggagggggcggagcaaggggacggcggcgtacggttggggtcgaggagtgggggatctggcgagcgagggagggagggaggcgacagtgTGAGGGGAACAagcgattctaatggcgcacctccccctggtgcgccataagtacgtcgattctaatggcgcacctccccctggtgcgccattagaattttgttttacttactagcccgactggtcaggttatattccacctaaccctatctccatcagaacacgcccactagcccgactagtcagcacgcagcacgcacactaggaggtcctgggtttgattcccaggctccccaatttttgtttttatgcatttaaaatgctgtttgatatttatttgtgtttaaatatgttcaaacttgtttaaatcataacagtaatatttttttataaaaacagtaatgattttttaaaaaatatcatcaaatttgttatttgaaaatataatcaaatttgctttttttttgcaaatttagttgcattcatttatGACGGNNNNNNNNNNNNNNNNNNNNNNNNNNNNNNNNNNNNNNNNNNNNNNNNNNNNNNNNNNNNNNNNNNNNNNNNNNNNNNNNNNNNNNNNNNNNNNNNNNNNNNNNNNNNNNNNNNNNNNNNNNNNNNNNNNNNNNNNNNNNNNNNNNNNNNNNNNNNNNNNNNNNNNNNNNNNNNNNNNNNNNNNNNNNNNNNNNNNNNNNNNNNNNNNNNNNNNNNNNNNNNNNNNNNNNNNNNNNNNNNNNNNNNNNNNNNNNNNNNNNNNNNNNNNNNNNNNNNNNNNNNNNNNNNNNNNNNNNNNNNNNNNNNNNNNNNNNNNNNNNNNNNNNNNNNNNNNNNNNNNNNNNNNNNNNNNNNNNNNNNNNNNNNNNNNNNGAGCGGgggagggaaatattctttctctccgaaagcacctgccccgcgagataaccgaaaccgagatagtcgtgcaccgtcgtgagcagtgcggctctcatagggaaatattctttctctgcggcgtcccacgtatcaaccaactgccccaggtgcgccattagtagttttgcaaaaaagtaaaaaaaaattgtagtggcgcactatgttcctggtgcgccattactagttacaactagtaatggcgcactatgtcctggtgcgccattagtatgtctggcaaaataaaaaaaattgttactaatggcgcaccgtgtgtctggtgcgccattagtgtatttcacactaatggcgcaccagcacatggtgcgccattgctacatagcaatggcgcaccacatatctggtgcgccattagtggccattccatctatagcccttttcctagtagtgtattgcTGCATGTAGATTTGGTTGAAATAAATAAATAGAGTTTGGCTAATATTTTGGCAATCTGGTGCTCACCAGAGGATAATGAGTAGGCCATGCACTAACTTTAGTAATGAATTTGTAAAGCTGCTGATGTGCCCTTGTGCCTCCTCCGGGATTGTAACTATGAGGTTGTAATACTTATTTTTGTGTTCAAATGCATTGGCAGTAGTAGGAGAACTCAACAAGTAAAGGCAGTGTAAGGAAAACAAGTGATAGGTGTATGGTACTCCCTtcgccccataatataagagcattttttacactagtgtaggaCGTGGATCAAGAGTATCCATGACATGCTGATGTGACGCTTGGTAAACGTTCAAAGCCAATTAACCATGTTGTTTTTGTGAATCGGTGCAATACGTAACATTATTCGATCCTACGTGTGTACACTTTTAGCACTGAACACACATGGTACTAGCTAATTGTAACTATTATTAAAAAATACCAACCAAAGCTCTTGTCAGCGCCTTGGGTTCCATCAGACATGCAACACGGGCATGAGAGAGCAACACCGAGGGCTTGCGACGCAGAGTGACAGACATCCTGAGTGAGGGAATGTGGAAAAAAGAAatagcccaagatcatcaaaaagCACCCGAGGCAAGATGTACTAGGTACATCTACAAGGATTGAAGAAAGAAAAAAGTCCGTTGGCCATGATGTAACCCAACAACTTATCCGTCCATACCCGATGTCTCTCAAGCCCACGATTTTAGTTGCTCACGTTTTGTCTCCGATCCAGTGTGGCTTGGTCTGAAGCATGGCAATCAACTTCCTTATCTATATTTCTTTCTTCCATTCTTCCACTTTACAAAGACTATTGTGTGTATCATGGTTTGCTCTATGCTACTCGACCACTTATACATGGCTCAGCTGGATGCATTTTTCAACCACATTGTCCCACTAAATGAAGGCTATTCATTATCTATCTTCGCTACAGCCAAGGAGCACATGGTTCCTATTGAGGATCATTTTCCTTTACTCGTGTAGGAGTGAAGTTCTCATTCTCAGCATTTATGTAGTTTTAGTTCCGGGCAACCACAGCAATCACCACATGGTCCGTACCCCTAGTTTAGTTGCTACTTCGTATTAATTGCATCATAAATAGAATACCCTACACATGCTCATTCATAAGAATTTGTAATGACTTAATGGGAATTATAAACATGTTGTTTTGAAGCATTCAACTCACCAATAATCACATCGAAGAGTACACTAACTGTAGTGCTTTAAATGAAGACTCTCAACACTATATCATCTCAGCATTTGCATGCAACAAACCTCTGCAACAAGCTCATTCCGAGGAAACAATGATGGATGACATAGATAGGTAACCCATAATACTCTTCTCAAAAATCATTGTGCACATTATATGAGTCTAAAACGGTTGAAGACGTTCAAACACTTGAGCCATGACTAAGTTTCAATTCACACAAAAATTATAGAGACTGAATGTAGACTAGTAAGGTTATAATATGATATTGCGGAGCCAGGAACTATCTGCAACATACCCATTCAGAGTAGAAGAAATTAAACTAGAGTATGCAATAAGTAATGTGATATCATTCCCATCCAATTGTTGATAGTAAACTGAGTAATTACTATCAAATTTATACAACATCCCTTCTCTTTAAAAAAATATGGAACATGTTTCTTCCACTTTTTGGTAGATAAATTTCTAGCAAAATTCTTGTCCCCATTGGAGTACAATTACATCGAACAGCATACCTAGCAGTTTTTGGGTGGACAACTTTTGCTTCACCATTTTGCAAGTaggagcatctacagtcggacttgacaaattcggcccctcaaacgcccgcggacgcgtccACCCCGCGTCCGTGGACACTGACCGGGCACCCCTCAAATCGCGTCGTTCACATCCGTGTATCTCATATCCGAACCCCTGTGTCCATACTAAATCATGCAACATCGATCAAACTACGTAGATCGACCATCCGGACATAGAATCGGACATAGGACAGCACAATAGTTCACCAAAAGATCACCAAAGTTCACATAAACGACGGACAACTTTATACTACATCTAAAACTTCAAATGAAATTGAACTTCACCACTTCCGGGCCGGCCCTTCTGGTCGTCGACGTAGCTGTAATTGTCGGCGGCTGGTGGAGGATCATCGGATTTGTCGGACGAGGAGCCGTCACTgccggatgacgaggaggagatgatgacgaggcccttgaggCGCTGGATGGTCCGGTCTTGCTGGCGCCTAAGCTTGGCCGGCTaagccgcctccgccgccttctCCTTCGCCTCCCGCTCGGACTGCTCGATGGCAAGCCGGAGGGCCTTCGCGTTCTTCCGGCGGAGCCGCCGAGCGTCCATCTCCGCCGTCATAAGTGACTGGCGGTAGAACCTCGCGAGGAGCCGCTCGTCCTCATCGGGCTCCGCCGGTAACCCACAGCGGCGGCGGATAGAGCTCTCCGCAGTGTCCCTGTCCCTTGCCTGCTTCCTCTCGCAGCTGGCGGCACGCGCCTCCGACTCCGGCGTGCGCGTCCGAGCCGGCAGGTCGGGCACAAGCACCCACCGCTGCCATGAGGGGGAGAGGCAGCCGGCGGGGACAGGGGATGGCGTAGGAGAGGCACGGATTGCGCAGGCCGCCTGTCGGAGCTGTCCCTGGGCCGGGAGGGACCAGCGCCGGCGTCCGAGCTGCGCCAACGGGGAAACTGCGGCTGCGGCGAGGCTGCAGATCTGGAGCCGCCCCCGgtctccaccttggaccgctccaagGCGATGCAGAGGGCTAGCCCATACTCCGGATCCAGCTCgtcgtcggagcggctgccggagctcgacaTTGCGCCGGATTCGATCNNNNNNNNNNNNNNNNNNNNNNNNNNNNNNNNNNNNNNNNNNNNNNNNNNNNNNNNNNNNNNNNNNNNNNNNNNNNNNNNNNNNNNNNNNNNNNNNNNNNNNNNNNNNNNNNNNNNNNNNNNNNNNNNNNNNNNNNNNNNNNNNNNNNNNNNNNNNNNNNNNNNNNNNNNNNNNNNNNNNNNNNNNNNNNNNNNNNNNNNNNNNNNNNNNNNNNNNNNNNNNNNNNNNNNNNNNNNNNNNNNNNNNNNNNNNNNNNNNNNNNNNNNNNNNNNNNNNNNNNNNNNNNNNNNNNNNNNNNagagagagagagagagagagagagagagagaggagagtgagtgAGCTAGGATTTCGGAGCGATGAGCGCGAAGGGGTTTTTTGTGGGACATCCGTGGGGGTCGGTGGCGAGCAGGGCTTGTCAGGCGGACGCGCCCGGGTGTGCCCAGGCCGCCTCATATCCGCCCTACATTTGGGACGGAAATGAGGGGTGCccgtcagcccgggcgtttgagagcTCCGATTGGGTTGATATTttgtgaccggtcagtgaccggacgGCCTTCACCTCTAAATAGAATTTTTGGTATGAGAGGATCAGAATAAAGTAATTGCTTGGCACTGAATCATAGATGAACTGAGAAGAGGAAACCTACCAAAAAACATGCTCAAAGATTGATGGGCTAAGGTCCAGTTAACCACGTTGCATGGATTTTTCCACGGGAGTAGCCATCCTCAGGACAGCTAGCCCACTTAGCGATTGATTACTGGAAGATGCAACGACCTGACTAATGAAAACGATCTGCAAACGAGATCTGACGGCCAAAATTACTGAGGCGCTGAGAGAGCTCGCTTTAGGCTCGGTTTGACTGTCCTTAATTCCCCAGCATGTACCCTCCTAAGTTATTTTATGTGGTTCCAATGTGAGTCAACAGTTGCCGTCATGCTGCTACAAGCTAGCACCCAGGTGAACCGTAAGTCCTGAAGCCTCTCAAGCTCATGATTTGCTAGCATGCCACTATCCCAGTGTATAGGGCATGGTGATAAACTCTCTGTCTCCCTTCCTGTCTCCTTCATTCGATTCTCAGTTTAGAAAATTATGTGCTGGTAAGCTTGCTCTCCCTATGCCACCTTTTATAATACGGTTTGGTTGGATGTGAATGTACAATGTCCTACTACCTCTGTAACTTAATGAGTACCAAGTAAAGGTTCATGATTCCCTACAATGACCAAGAGCAGAGACCATGTGGCCACCATTTTTATTTGTCATGTTTAGTTATCACCACACCCGCAAAAAATGTTTAGTTATCACTACAGTAGTTGAGCAATTATAGTTATCGCTACAAGAGTCATACATGAGCTTATAAAGCTTAGGCTACGAGTACACTAAGCTCATTTCCTTTCAGAACAGATAGTTTACAGAACCCAAAACGCAGCACATATGTTGGCTTGGCAACTGAGTGCAATGATCCAGAAGCATGCCAAAGCATTGGACCATATGACAACACTTACATATTACATAAAATATATCCTCGAATCTGCAGCATTAACAACACCAAGCAAGCTGGGAAGTAGGCTACAGTTCAGTTCAAAACAAAGGACAACGATACACTTTCTTCTAAAGTCTCTTCCAAAATTTATGAAAACAATGCCCTGAGGAGGTTGGTACACAATTTTGAAGTGGTTACAATCAGCTCGATTCAGCACGGCAGTACTCATATCCATCCTAAATCAAGGAATCTGGGCAACTGTGATGGTGTTTGGTACCAGCGCATGGCTAATCAGATTCTTGGTGCTGCACAAGATACCAGTGCATGAGTTAGGTCATGGATTTACCACATCCAAAGTAAAATAAACAGAACATTTTCATGAACAGAAACTACCACTCGAGCAAAATATATTACCTCCACCAATTGTAGCTTCAGGGAGTCGTTCTATCGAGTACCTGTGTTGGGTGATGTACATGATTGGAACACCAGGAACCTGCCAAATCAATATCATGCACATGTTATCAGTATAAGGGGCAAAACTTCGGTGTCCTGGTGCTAAACTTCAAGGAAGCAAGTAAGTATacctttcttattctcctctttaAATCTCTATCGCAGGTGGCAACAATGTAGCATTTGTGCTGTTACAGAAAACATGTGGTTTCAAATTATTATTTTAAATCAGTGTTTAACTAAAAAGGTACCACACGCCAAAATAATTACTGACTTGCTATGCCACCATTTATACATTATACTGTGAAGCCATTCTACAAATCTGATGGTGCAATTTCTATCCAAACAATATTCAAGTACTGCTATCTTTTTATTAAGTAGTGGTTGGATATACAGAATTCTGAAAGCACACTTACTAGGAATCGTGTATTTTTGGATGGAGGTAGTACATGCCATGATACGGTACTTGCATTGGCACAGGACAAAGTATATGCAGGGGTATAAATAAACAATAGGGAAGCATCCATAACGAGTGGTTGTACAGGACTttttggggctgtttggattgATGCCCTCACACGCCCAACAAAAAAGTTGGCGTTGACCCAGACCCTGTGTACTCATATGGATGGCTACCAATATTTTGGTGCGCCCAAGCCCTCTACAGCACGCTAGTTCAAATCTCTGCCAACTTTTTGGCGGTCCGTGGGTGGCGAAAACATTTGCCAATTATTTGGCTAGCCCATGGTTGGCAGGGCGAGCATTGGCTCGAACCAAACAGCACCTTTCATTCGCCCTGGGAGATATTTAGATGCCACAAATGGACATAAATAAAGAATGTAAATCAACTAACAACCCTTCAGGAAAAGGGGAAAATGTCATTGTtgttgaaaacttcataaaaatatTATAGTTTTGATCTTGAAGGAGCGAACAAACCCAAACTTCCAAACTGTCGCTGTAAATGATTTTAGTTCAATCGTTTGCAACACCAAAAGAATATGATCTTGATATAAATGTCATACTTATGGAGATTCTACAGGTATCCAGCTAAAATAAACTATCCTCAACCTTTTAAGCATAACAAATGATGCCGGCACCTCCACTCTAACATAACAAAAGGTAATTCAAAGAAGCAGAATATTACCTGAGTAATTCTCTCAACAATACAGTCATCAGCATAAGTTCCCTTGTGTGTGCACGCTAATCTCTGGAACCTAGGGTCCTTAGCAATTCTGTTACAGAGGGAATTACAAAAATACAAGTATTAGTGAAAAATAAACAATATCATAATAACACATATGTGCAGTTAGCAGTAGCTCATTTATAGAGAGACGACTTGGCAAATATTACAATAATTATTGGGCATGAATATACCTCAACGCGACACGGTATTTTTGTCCTAGCTTTTCAAGCTCAGCCATAACACAATCAGTGATGCAGGGGGTACCTTCATAAGAAGGCAGGGTTTGTCAGCAAAGAATTATGCAGTTCAACATACACATGAAAAACGGCAGCACATATCCAAATAAGACAACTACGAGCAAAACAATGGCGCTATAAGCTTACATTTTGCATAAAGGCAGTCCATCATTCCTTTCTCCAAATCCAACTGCATAGGAAAAAAAGAAGCATCAAGTCAGGCAGATAACTTTCTATGCATGAAGACGAGTCTGAATTGACTGGAACATCACTAGCATTAGCAAAGCATATGAGCAAGGCTAGCGGACTAAATCTAATCGCAATAAAACCACTTCATCCTGGCCATTTTTTTTGGCTGCCATGGTGGTCTGTTATCTGATAACAATTAGTAGCTTCAGTTTAATTAGTGCTGAAGCTGCTCACACCAAAGCGTGCCACGACACAAGCAA
Protein-coding regions in this window:
- the LOC123165068 gene encoding rRNA-processing protein FCF1 homolog; translated protein: MGKSKSKGAKFAAVKKIISKKTIKKYKDEVLDPRKKHTEKEKLGRNVPQVSSALFFSYNMALGPPYRVIVDTNFINFSIQNKLDLEKGMMDCLYAKCTPCITDCVMAELEKLGQKYRVALRIAKDPRFQRLACTHKGTYADDCIVERITQHKCYIVATCDRDLKRRIRKVPGVPIMYITQHRYSIERLPEATIGGAPRI